One stretch of Emys orbicularis isolate rEmyOrb1 chromosome 7, rEmyOrb1.hap1, whole genome shotgun sequence DNA includes these proteins:
- the LOC135880888 gene encoding protein B4, with amino-acid sequence MDLKPAEVTRVARISSIFDHKTRANHPPTLSMVIEALKAQNEKKGTSVIAIKRYILAKYPAVDPIRLKYLLKKALTKGLDHGYLIRPQNSLALGATGRFKLASEKPKLKKTSRNMDPAGEKAPKSEKKVARKPKAKETADKKAGSKDVKEEKPKPVSKKPKAKSTNAQPKAPAKLKTPSDARNIVKGDKKPSTKQAPQARAAGPKKATSKGKPVSEADGASKGEAEHGDKISTSKAKGAAPGATGAAKAKVTKGGNGPAKAKAAGGTKKTTAKGKPEAKGPVKGKGKKPEAATGSLLSKEKDAGEGKASKTGSKLSKKAN; translated from the exons ATGGACCTCAAGCCAG CTGAAGTAACAAGAGTGGCCAGAATATCCAGCATCTTTGACCATAAGACTAGAGCTAACCACCCGCCAACTCTAAGCATGGTGATTGAAGCTCTGAAGGCCCAAAATGAGAAAAAGGGCACTTCTGTCATAGCCATCAAGCGCTACATCCTTGCCAAGTACCCAGCTGTTGACCCAATAAGGCTAAAATATCTGCTGAAGAAGGCCCTGACTAAAGGTCTTGACCATGGCTACCTGATCAGACCCCAGAACTCTTTGGCATTAGGGGCAACTGGAAGGTTCAAG CTAGCATCAGAAAAGCCCAAGCTTAAAAAAACCTCTAGGAACATGGATCCAGCTGGAGAAAAGGCTCCTAAATCAGAAAAGAAGGTGGCAAGGAAACCCAAAGCCAAGGAGACTGCTGACAAAAAAGCAGGAAGTAAAG ATGTGAAGGAGGAGAAACCAAAACCTGTGAGCAAGAAACCCAAGGCAAAATCCACTAAT GCCCAGCCCAAAGCTCCTGCTAAGCTGAAGACACCCAGTGATGCTCGAAACATTGTGAAAGGTGACAAGAAACCAAGTACAAAACAGGCACCTCAAGCCAGGGCAGCTGGGCCCAAGAAAGCCACCTCCAAAGGGAAGCCCGTCTCAGAAGCAGATGGTGCCTCCAAAGGAGAGGCAGAGCATGGAGACAAGATCAGCACTTCCAAAGCCAAGGGGGCAGCTCCTGGGGCCACGGGGGCTGCAAAAGCAAAGGTGACTAAAGGTGGAAATGGGCCGGCCAAAGCAAAGGCCGCTGGTGGGACAAAGAAAACCACTGCCAAAGGGAAGCCTGAGGCAAAGGGCCCTGTGAAAGGCAAGGGGAAGAAACCTGAGGCAGCCACAGGCTCTCTGCTCAGCAAAGAGAAGGATGCAGGAGAAGGTAAAGCCTCTAAAACCGGCAGCAAGCTTAGCAAGAAAGCAAACTAG
- the RHO gene encoding rhodopsin — MNGTEGPNFYVPMSNKTGIVRNPFEYPQYYLADPWKFSLLSAYMFLLILLGFPVNFLTLYVTIQHKKLRTPLNYILLNLAFANLFMVFGGFTTTMYTSMHGYFIFGTTGCNVEGFFATLGGEIALWSLVVLAIERYVVVCKPMSNFRFSETHALMGIIFTWVMALACAAPPLFGWSRYIPEGLQCSCGIDYYTLKPEVHNESFVIYMFVVHFLIPLIIISFCYGRLICTVKEAAAQQQESATTQKAEREVTRMVIIMVISFLVCWVPYASVAFYIFTHQGSDFGPVFMTIPAFFAKSSAIYNPVIYIVMNKQFRNCMITTICCGKNLLSDDDASAGTKTETSSVSTSQVSPA; from the exons ATGAATGGAACAGAGGGTCCAAATTTCTATGTGCCCATGTCCAACAAGACAGGGATAGTACGGAATCCATTTGAGTATCCTCAGTACTACCTTGCTGACCCATGGAAGTTCTCTTTACTGTCTGCTTACATGTTTCTGCTGATTCTCCTTGGCTTCCCTGTCAACTTCCTGACTCTGTATGTCACCATCCAACACAAGAAACTCCGGACGCCCCTCAACTACATCCTTTTGAACCTGGCCTTTGCTAACCTCTTCATGGTCTTTGGAGGATTCACCACCACCATGTACACCTCAATGCATGGTTATTTTATCTTTGGGACAACAGGCTGCAACGTTGAAGGTTTCTTTGCTACACTGGGTG GTGAAATAGCTCTGTGGTCCCTAGTAGTCTTGGCCATTGAAAGATATGTGGTGGTCTGCAAGCCCATGAGCAACTTCCGATTTAGTGAGACCCATGCCCTCATGGGTATCATTTTCACCTGGGTCATGGCCCTGGCCTGTGCTGCTCCTCCACTGTTTGGATGGTCTAG GTACATCCCAGAGGGTTTGCAGTGCTCATGTGGAATTGATTATtacactctgaaacctgaggtcCACAACGAATCTTTTGTCATCTACATGTTTGTGGTTCACTTCCTCATTCCACTGATCATCATTTCCTTCTGTTATGGGCGCCTGATCTGCACTGTTAAAGAG GCTGCAGCTCAACAACAGGAATCTGCCACCACCCAGAAAGCCGAGAGAGAAGTTACTCGCATGGTCATCATCATGGTTATTTCGTTCCTCGTTTGCTGGGTCCCCTATGCCAGCgttgctttctacattttcaccCACCAGGGATCTGACTTTGGCCCTGTCTTCATGACCATCCCAGCTTTCTTCGCCAAGAGCTCTGCTATCTACAACCCAGTGATTTACATTGTAATGAACAAACAG TTCCGTAACTGCATGATCACCACCATTTGCTGTGGAAAGAACCTGCTGAGTGATGACGACGCTTCTGCTGGCACCAAGACAGAGACTTCCTCAGTCTCAACCAGCCAGGTTTCTCCTGCATAG